A genomic stretch from Garciella nitratireducens DSM 15102 includes:
- a CDS encoding energy-coupling factor ABC transporter substrate-binding protein — MKKCNKNIVLFVIISLLIIFPLILKEGAEFEGSDGEGEQAIIELSPDYQPWIEPLWEPPSGEIESLLFSLQAAIGTGIITYCFGYMKGKKEKKDAYHR, encoded by the coding sequence TTGAAGAAATGCAATAAAAATATAGTATTATTTGTGATTATTAGTCTATTAATTATTTTTCCATTGATTTTAAAAGAAGGAGCTGAATTTGAAGGGAGTGATGGAGAAGGAGAGCAAGCAATTATAGAATTATCACCTGATTATCAACCATGGATTGAGCCTTTGTGGGAGCCTCCTAGTGGAGAAATTGAAAGTTTATTATTTTCCTTGCAAGCAGCCATAGGTACAGGGATTATTACTTATTGTTTTGGTTATATGAAAGGGAAAAAGGAGAAAAAAGATGCTTATCATAGATAA
- the cbiQ gene encoding cobalt ECF transporter T component CbiQ, which translates to MLIIDKYSYINELRKYSPMVKFYFAIGLMSFGMIMNHYILYGIIFLVNFILITKGAKIPVNKYIKFLCIPFSFLFLGMIPLLLSFGKETTQFIFSINIKRMYFGITKQGIQEAILLLFRSLSCISCTFFLILTTPMNDLVRVFQKHRIPFLVIELMVLMYRFIFILLEEFHNLIIAQDLKLGYINIKSSYRSVSILVVCLFHRVMDRYQCLQYSLEARGFNGKFYM; encoded by the coding sequence ATGCTTATCATAGATAAATATAGTTATATCAATGAATTAAGGAAATATAGTCCAATGGTAAAATTTTATTTTGCCATTGGTTTAATGAGCTTTGGAATGATTATGAATCATTACATTTTATATGGAATAATATTTTTGGTGAATTTTATTTTGATTACTAAGGGAGCTAAAATACCAGTAAATAAATATATAAAATTTTTATGTATTCCATTTTCTTTTTTATTTTTAGGAATGATTCCTTTACTATTATCTTTTGGAAAAGAAACTACCCAGTTTATTTTTAGTATAAATATTAAAAGGATGTATTTTGGAATAACAAAACAAGGGATTCAAGAAGCAATTCTATTATTATTTAGAAGTTTATCTTGTATTTCTTGTACTTTTTTTCTTATTTTAACGACCCCTATGAATGATTTAGTGAGGGTATTTCAAAAGCATAGGATTCCATTTTTAGTAATTGAATTAATGGTTTTAATGTATCGTTTTATATTTATATTATTAGAAGAATTTCATAATCTTATAATAGCACAGGATTTAAAATTAGGATATATCAATATTAAAAGTAGTTATCGGTCTGTTTCTATTTTGGTTGTTTGTTTGTTTCATAGGGTAATGGATCGATATCAATGTTTACAATATAGTTTAGAAGCTCGCGGTTTTAATGGTAAATTTTATATGTAG
- a CDS encoding energy-coupling factor ABC transporter ATP-binding protein codes for MIKTQGVYYVYEDGTQALKNINLNIERHSIVGIVGANGCGKTTLFFNLMGLLKPSKGKIFIENEEMKYNKKALKNIRQKIGMVFQDPDKQIFYSRVYDDVAFGLRNLDMEQSEIQRRVERTLEWVEMKELQEKPVHFLSYGQKKRVAIAGVLAMGNDILLLDEPTAGLDAVGTDKIIAIVQKLSEKGKKILISSHDMDLIYELCDYVYVMFQGNFIGEGDPKKIFMQENLIKKAMLRQPWVVKLKNRRADL; via the coding sequence ATGATAAAAACTCAAGGAGTATATTATGTTTATGAAGATGGGACCCAAGCATTAAAAAATATAAATTTGAATATAGAAAGACATAGCATTGTAGGAATTGTTGGAGCAAATGGTTGTGGAAAAACAACGCTCTTTTTTAATCTAATGGGTCTTTTAAAACCTTCTAAAGGAAAGATTTTTATAGAAAATGAAGAAATGAAATATAATAAAAAAGCTTTAAAGAACATTCGTCAAAAAATAGGAATGGTATTTCAAGATCCTGATAAACAAATTTTTTATTCTAGAGTATATGATGACGTAGCTTTTGGATTGAGAAATTTAGATATGGAACAAAGTGAAATACAACGAAGAGTAGAAAGAACCTTGGAATGGGTAGAAATGAAAGAACTTCAAGAAAAACCAGTACATTTTTTAAGCTATGGACAAAAAAAAAGAGTTGCGATAGCAGGAGTATTGGCTATGGGAAATGATATTTTATTATTGGATGAACCTACTGCTGGATTAGATGCTGTAGGAACGGATAAAATAATTGCTATTGTTCAAAAATTATCTGAAAAAGGGAAAAAAATTCTAATTTCCAGCCATGATATGGATTTGATTTATGAATTATGTGATTATGTTTATGTGATGTTTCAAGGAAATTTTATAGGAGAAGGAGACCCTAAAAAAATTTTCATGCAAGAAAATTTAATCAAAAAAGCAATGTTAAGACAACCATGGGTGGTAAAATTAAAAAATAGAAGGGCAGATTTATAA
- the hemA gene encoding glutamyl-tRNA reductase, translating to MLRLVKEMEIGVIGVHHRIASVEIRERVSFTQSQKEEAFSTLKKQGIQEMVILSTCNRSEVYIVTENLKQGLDSVCDFLKYYSGIKNISEYLIIKRNKEAVTHLFKVAAGLESLVLGEDQILGQVKEAHQFAMNHFQSGKLLNKLFRESITMAKYIKHTYKISENPTSVSYTGLKLLKKEIGSMEGKKALIIGAGNIGKLSLMYLLEEPLEKVYITNRTRKRFYTLKEDLNLKDSVVFIPYEDRYKVIKDVDIVISTTASPHIILKKQFMSNLEKKLYILDLAIPRDVDQEIGQMQNINLYDIDHLKKVIDENIAYRHHLRDPILQLIHQGVDDFYSWKQSIKLDKIIAKISIEQEKIKQNAINYIERKTDISDKDMKKVEKMINSSLKKTIKPIIELKKIKDQKKLQNYIEMLNDILRM from the coding sequence TTGTTAAGGTTGGTGAAGGAAATGGAAATCGGAGTGATTGGTGTTCATCATAGAATTGCATCTGTAGAAATACGAGAAAGAGTCTCTTTTACGCAATCTCAAAAAGAAGAGGCCTTTAGTACTTTAAAAAAACAAGGAATTCAAGAGATGGTGATTTTATCTACTTGTAATCGTAGTGAAGTATATATAGTAACAGAAAATTTAAAGCAAGGACTTGATTCTGTTTGTGATTTTTTAAAATACTATTCAGGAATAAAAAATATATCAGAGTATCTTATTATAAAAAGGAATAAAGAAGCAGTAACTCATTTATTTAAAGTAGCAGCAGGTCTAGAATCTTTAGTTTTAGGGGAAGACCAAATTTTAGGACAAGTAAAAGAAGCTCATCAATTTGCTATGAATCATTTTCAAAGTGGAAAATTACTTAATAAATTGTTTCGAGAATCTATTACTATGGCAAAATATATTAAACATACGTATAAAATCTCAGAAAATCCTACTTCTGTAAGTTATACAGGTTTAAAGTTACTAAAAAAAGAAATTGGTTCTATGGAAGGCAAAAAAGCTTTAATTATTGGAGCAGGGAATATAGGCAAACTATCTTTGATGTATCTTTTAGAAGAGCCTCTGGAAAAAGTATATATTACCAATCGAACTCGCAAGAGATTCTATACTTTAAAAGAAGATTTAAATTTAAAAGATTCTGTAGTATTTATTCCCTATGAAGATCGATATAAAGTTATAAAAGATGTAGATATTGTTATTTCTACAACAGCTTCTCCTCATATTATTTTAAAAAAACAATTTATGTCTAATTTAGAGAAAAAACTCTATATTTTAGATCTAGCAATTCCTAGAGATGTAGATCAAGAAATCGGACAGATGCAAAATATTAACCTCTATGATATAGATCATTTAAAAAAAGTTATTGATGAAAATATAGCATATCGTCATCATTTACGTGACCCTATTTTGCAATTGATCCATCAAGGAGTTGATGATTTTTATAGTTGGAAGCAAAGTATCAAATTGGACAAAATCATTGCTAAAATTTCTATAGAACAGGAAAAAATAAAGCAAAATGCAATAAATTATATTGAAAGAAAAACAGATATTTCTGATAAAGATATGAAAAAAGTAGAAAAAATGATAAATTCTAGCTTAAAAAAAACCATAAAACCAATTATTGAATTAAAAAAAATAAAAGATCAAAAAAAATTACAAAATTATATTGAAATGTTAAATGATATTCTTAGGATGTGA
- a CDS encoding precorrin-2 dehydrogenase/sirohydrochlorin ferrochelatase family protein: protein MYYPIMIELDHKKVVVFGGGRVAYRKCEAILKCGAKVSIISKEFIEDFYLLEKKYSDFCILIKDKYQQEYIHDCYLVVAATSSNQTNQEISQCCKQRKILCNVVNSLEKCDYIVPSMVRRGDLLISVSTSGKSPFLSQKIKKELEKKYPQEYEEYLNFLGQIRNKVLQTNKTQEEKRKILKEILNFSLEELKEWM, encoded by the coding sequence ATGTATTATCCAATTATGATTGAATTAGATCATAAAAAAGTAGTGGTATTTGGAGGAGGAAGGGTAGCTTATAGAAAGTGCGAAGCTATTTTAAAATGTGGAGCTAAGGTTAGTATTATCAGTAAAGAGTTTATAGAGGATTTTTATTTATTAGAAAAGAAATACTCAGATTTTTGCATTTTGATAAAAGATAAATACCAACAAGAATATATCCATGATTGTTATTTAGTAGTAGCGGCAACTAGTTCTAATCAGACTAATCAAGAGATATCTCAATGTTGTAAACAACGGAAGATATTATGTAATGTAGTAAATAGTCTAGAAAAGTGTGATTATATTGTTCCGTCTATGGTAAGAAGAGGAGATCTTTTAATTTCTGTATCTACCTCTGGGAAAAGTCCTTTTTTAAGTCAGAAAATTAAAAAGGAATTAGAAAAAAAGTATCCTCAAGAGTATGAAGAATATCTTAATTTTTTAGGACAAATACGAAATAAAGTATTACAAACCAATAAAACTCAAGAAGAAAAGAGAAAAATTTTAAAAGAGATTCTCAATTTTTCTCTAGAGGAATTAAAAGAATGGATGTAA
- the hemC gene encoding hydroxymethylbilane synthase, translated as MNIIVGTRGSKLALRQTNWVISQLKEKYPKHCYKIKMIRTTGDKIQNISLDKIGEKGVFVKEIEEQLLNGEIDLAVHSMKDMPGELPRGLMFSWTPRREDFRDALILNKGYQSLEDLPKGAIIATGSKRRACQLLSIREDLNVISIRGNMDTRLRKMKEKNLDGIILAMAGLKRMGFSEIYKEQIQILSPQIMLPSPTQGALGLEIREDNDKLHNLLECIRDDQSHLEIIAERAFLKGIGGSCHIPMGALCTIREKNLQIEGLLGNEDGTILIRKKIYGDKNKAKDLGKQLAKEILKEMKVNER; from the coding sequence ATGAATATTATTGTAGGAACAAGAGGAAGTAAGCTGGCATTGAGACAAACTAATTGGGTTATTTCTCAATTAAAAGAAAAATATCCTAAGCATTGTTATAAGATAAAAATGATTCGAACAACTGGAGATAAAATTCAAAATATTAGTTTAGATAAAATAGGAGAAAAAGGAGTATTTGTCAAAGAAATCGAAGAGCAATTGTTAAACGGAGAAATTGATCTAGCAGTTCATAGTATGAAAGATATGCCTGGAGAACTTCCTAGAGGATTGATGTTTTCTTGGACTCCTAGGAGAGAAGATTTTCGGGATGCTCTTATTTTAAATAAAGGATATCAATCTCTTGAGGATTTGCCAAAAGGAGCTATTATTGCTACAGGAAGTAAGCGTAGAGCTTGTCAACTTTTAAGCATAAGAGAAGATTTGAATGTGATATCCATTAGAGGAAATATGGATACTCGTCTTCGAAAGATGAAAGAAAAAAATTTAGATGGGATTATTTTAGCTATGGCAGGCTTAAAGAGAATGGGTTTTTCTGAAATTTATAAAGAACAAATTCAAATTTTATCTCCACAGATCATGCTTCCTTCTCCAACGCAAGGAGCTCTTGGTTTAGAAATTCGAGAGGACAATGATAAACTACATAATCTGTTAGAGTGTATAAGAGATGATCAAAGTCACCTAGAAATAATAGCTGAAAGAGCTTTTTTAAAAGGAATTGGAGGGAGTTGTCATATTCCCATGGGCGCTTTGTGTACCATAAGGGAAAAGAATCTTCAAATAGAAGGGTTACTAGGTAATGAAGATGGAACAATTTTAATTCGAAAGAAAATTTATGGAGATAAAAACAAGGCAAAAGATTTGGGTAAGCAACTTGCCAAAGAGATTCTTAAGGAGATGAAAGTAAATGAAAGGTAA
- the cobA gene encoding uroporphyrinogen-III C-methyltransferase: protein MKGNVFLVGAGPGDAQLITLKGLECIKKADVIVYDRLVSKKLLDYKKKHCELIYVGKKSSHHTKTQEEINEIMYQKALEGKVVTRLKGGDPYVFGRGGEEAQYLKEKKIDVEVIPGITSAIGGLAYAGIPITHRNHASSFHVITGHLKEEEKDLNWKVLAKLKGTLVFLMGMSELEHITQNLIKNGMEEDTPVAVINWATTNKQTVVTGTLKDIYEITLKKALSSPSIIVVGRVVNLRQDLNFFENKPLYGKKILVTRARNQASKLTQKIYELGGTSIEFPVIQIKDLSNQPSIIQEIQRIEQYNYIIFTSQNGAKLFFHRFFSLGLDIRKLANMTIVSIGKATAKEIEKYHLHVDIIPKKYIAEGIFEELKDRLVPEDKILIPRAKNSRDFLIEQLSNICLVKELKIYETLLGEGVESKEKIKNLLKKKEIDYVTFTSSSTVRNLIKILKNPKILQDIKLISIGPITSKAIENFGLNVYKQAKNYDIDGLIEILKQD from the coding sequence ATGAAAGGTAATGTCTTTTTAGTAGGAGCAGGCCCTGGAGATGCACAATTGATTACCTTAAAAGGGCTAGAGTGTATTAAAAAGGCAGATGTCATTGTTTATGATCGATTGGTTTCCAAAAAGTTATTAGATTATAAAAAAAAGCATTGTGAACTTATTTATGTAGGGAAGAAATCTAGTCATCACACCAAGACCCAAGAGGAAATTAATGAAATCATGTATCAAAAAGCGCTGGAAGGGAAAGTAGTAACCCGGTTAAAAGGAGGAGATCCTTATGTTTTTGGAAGAGGAGGGGAAGAAGCTCAGTATTTAAAAGAGAAAAAAATAGATGTGGAGGTAATACCTGGAATTACCTCTGCCATTGGAGGGTTAGCTTATGCAGGAATTCCTATTACTCATAGAAATCATGCTTCTTCCTTTCATGTAATCACAGGACATTTAAAGGAGGAAGAGAAAGATCTAAATTGGAAGGTATTAGCAAAATTAAAGGGGACATTGGTATTTTTGATGGGCATGAGTGAACTAGAACATATTACTCAAAACTTAATAAAGAATGGAATGGAAGAAGACACTCCTGTAGCAGTGATCAATTGGGCAACTACAAATAAACAAACGGTTGTTACAGGAACTTTAAAAGATATTTATGAAATTACTTTAAAAAAGGCTTTATCTTCTCCTAGTATCATTGTGGTAGGGAGGGTAGTAAACTTAAGACAAGATTTAAATTTCTTTGAGAATAAACCTTTATATGGAAAAAAAATATTGGTTACCAGAGCTCGAAATCAAGCTAGTAAACTTACTCAAAAAATTTATGAATTAGGAGGAACTTCTATAGAATTTCCTGTTATTCAGATAAAAGATTTAAGTAATCAACCATCTATCATTCAGGAAATTCAAAGAATAGAACAATATAATTATATTATTTTTACTAGTCAAAATGGGGCCAAGCTTTTCTTCCATCGATTTTTTTCTTTAGGATTGGATATAAGAAAATTGGCTAATATGACCATTGTTTCTATTGGTAAGGCTACTGCAAAAGAAATTGAGAAATATCATTTACATGTAGATATTATTCCTAAAAAATATATAGCCGAAGGAATTTTTGAAGAATTAAAAGATCGCTTGGTGCCAGAAGATAAAATATTGATTCCAAGGGCAAAAAACTCTAGAGATTTTCTTATAGAACAATTAAGTAACATTTGCTTGGTTAAGGAATTAAAAATTTATGAAACTTTGTTAGGGGAAGGAGTAGAGTCTAAAGAGAAAATAAAAAATTTATTAAAGAAGAAAGAAATTGATTATGTTACTTTTACTAGTTCTTCTACTGTCAGAAATCTAATCAAGATTTTAAAAAATCCAAAAATTTTACAAGATATAAAATTAATATCTATTGGTCCGATTACCTCAAAAGCCATAGAGAATTTTGGACTGAACGTTTATAAACAAGCAAAAAATTATGATATTGATGGACTTATAGAAATATTGAAGCAAGATTAG
- the hemB gene encoding porphobilinogen synthase has translation MIRRPRRLRTNEMIRSMVRETHLGIDSLVYPMFVIEGKKIKKEIPSMPGNYHFSVDTLVEEVKTLIDLGLKKILLFGIPKFKDEIASEAYNPNGIVQRAIRELKRNFGDSIYIITDVCLCEYTSTGHCGMIKDQRIDNDSTLPLLSKTALSHVEAGADMVAPSDMMDGRIAHMRRVLDENGFEFIPIMAYSAKYASAYYGPFREAADSAPHFGDRKSYQMDPANGKEALLEVKLDLEEGADIVMVKPALAYLDVIKKVKEISDVPVAAYNVSGEYSMLKMAINQGLIGKDVIQETLIAIKRAGADIIITYFAKEILEKGIL, from the coding sequence ATGATTCGAAGACCAAGAAGATTAAGAACAAATGAGATGATACGCTCTATGGTGAGAGAAACCCATTTAGGCATAGATTCTTTAGTATATCCTATGTTTGTAATAGAAGGAAAAAAAATAAAAAAAGAAATTCCTTCTATGCCAGGAAATTATCATTTTTCCGTAGATACTTTAGTAGAAGAGGTAAAAACATTAATTGATTTAGGATTAAAAAAGATTTTATTATTTGGAATTCCTAAATTTAAGGATGAAATTGCCAGTGAAGCTTATAATCCTAATGGAATTGTACAAAGAGCGATAAGAGAGTTAAAAAGAAATTTTGGAGATTCTATTTATATTATCACTGATGTTTGTTTATGTGAATATACTTCTACAGGACATTGTGGAATGATAAAGGATCAGAGGATAGACAATGATAGTACACTTCCTTTGCTTTCCAAAACAGCTCTAAGTCATGTTGAGGCAGGAGCAGATATGGTAGCTCCATCAGATATGATGGATGGGAGAATTGCTCACATGAGAAGGGTGTTAGATGAAAATGGATTTGAGTTTATTCCTATTATGGCATATAGTGCAAAGTACGCTTCTGCTTATTATGGACCTTTTCGAGAAGCAGCAGATTCAGCCCCTCATTTTGGTGATCGAAAAAGTTATCAAATGGATCCAGCTAACGGAAAGGAAGCTTTATTAGAAGTAAAGCTTGATCTAGAAGAAGGAGCAGATATTGTTATGGTAAAACCTGCATTGGCTTATTTAGATGTGATTAAGAAGGTAAAAGAAATTTCTGATGTTCCGGTAGCCGCTTATAATGTAAGCGGAGAGTATTCTATGTTAAAAATGGCTATTAATCAGGGACTTATAGGGAAAGATGTAATTCAAGAAACTTTAATTGCGATCAAGAGAGCAGGGGCAGATATCATTATTACTTATTTTGCAAAGGAAATTCTAGAAAAGGGAATTCTTTAA
- the hemL gene encoding glutamate-1-semialdehyde 2,1-aminomutase translates to MNFERSKKLWKEAQKYIPGGVNSPVRAFQSVGMDSLFICKGKGSKVYDVDGNEYIDYICSWGPLILGHSNEFIYKDMYEVLQNGTSYGLCTEQEIKLAKLIVQAYPSVDMIRMVNSGTEATMSALRLARGYTKRSKILKFEGCYHGHSDSLLVKSGSGALTFNEPTSSGVSEDAIKNTLVAPYNDIEALEKIFQIYGEELAVVIIEPVSGNMGVVPAKKEFLQKLRELTKHYETVLIFDEVITGFRLSFGGAQEVYGVQPDLTCFGKIIGGGLPVGAYGGKKEIMEMVSPLGTVYQAGTLSGNPLAMHLGYQVLSYLKGHPQVYKYIENMAKKLEEGILETIEEYQIDATVNRLKGMLSLFFTKNKVESFEEVRKCNIKIFSEYFKAMLKEGILLPPSQFEGLFLSYAHSEEDIQKTLEANKKAMLLLK, encoded by the coding sequence ATGAATTTTGAACGATCAAAAAAATTATGGAAAGAGGCTCAAAAATACATTCCTGGTGGAGTGAATAGTCCAGTTCGAGCTTTTCAATCAGTAGGAATGGACTCGCTTTTTATCTGTAAAGGGAAAGGTAGTAAGGTTTATGATGTAGATGGAAATGAATATATTGATTATATTTGTTCTTGGGGGCCTTTGATTCTTGGACATAGCAATGAATTTATTTATAAGGATATGTATGAAGTCTTACAGAATGGGACAAGTTACGGCCTTTGCACTGAACAAGAAATAAAACTTGCAAAACTTATTGTACAAGCCTATCCTTCTGTAGATATGATTAGAATGGTAAATTCTGGAACAGAAGCTACCATGAGTGCTTTAAGGCTTGCAAGAGGTTATACCAAGCGAAGTAAAATTTTAAAATTTGAAGGATGTTATCATGGACATTCTGATTCATTGCTTGTAAAATCCGGGTCGGGAGCTTTGACATTTAATGAGCCTACTAGCTCTGGAGTTAGCGAAGATGCGATTAAAAATACTTTAGTAGCGCCTTATAATGATATAGAAGCTTTAGAAAAGATTTTTCAAATCTATGGGGAAGAATTAGCAGTAGTTATTATTGAGCCGGTTTCCGGGAATATGGGAGTGGTACCCGCAAAAAAAGAGTTTTTGCAGAAACTAAGAGAACTGACAAAACATTATGAAACAGTATTAATTTTTGATGAAGTAATCACAGGATTTCGATTAAGTTTTGGAGGGGCTCAGGAGGTTTATGGAGTACAACCAGATCTTACTTGTTTTGGAAAGATTATAGGAGGAGGACTCCCGGTAGGAGCTTATGGAGGAAAAAAGGAAATTATGGAGATGGTATCTCCTTTAGGAACAGTATATCAAGCAGGGACCTTATCAGGAAATCCTTTGGCCATGCATTTAGGATATCAAGTTCTTTCTTATTTAAAAGGGCATCCTCAGGTTTATAAATATATAGAAAATATGGCAAAAAAATTAGAAGAAGGAATTTTAGAAACGATAGAAGAGTATCAAATAGATGCCACTGTAAATCGTTTGAAAGGGATGTTGAGTCTATTTTTTACAAAAAATAAAGTAGAAAGTTTTGAAGAAGTAAGAAAATGCAATATAAAAATTTTTTCTGAATATTTTAAGGCGATGTTAAAAGAAGGAATTTTATTACCTCCCTCTCAATTCGAAGGCCTGTTTTTATCCTATGCTCATAGTGAAGAAGATATTCAAAAAACTTTAGAGGCTAATAAAAAAGCGATGTTACTATTAAAATAA
- a CDS encoding ABC transporter ATP-binding protein (Members of the family are the ATP-binding subunit of ABC transporters for substrates such as betaine, L-proline or other amino acids, choline, carnitine, etc. The substrate specificity is best determined from the substrate-binding subunit, rather than this subunit, as it interacts with the permease subunit and not with substrate directly.), with the protein MIEYRSVSKKYNDIKVIKDISFTIEDGEFVVLIGPSGCGKTTTLKMLNRLIPMDGGDILIDGKSIKEVQPETLRRNIGYVIQQIGLFPNMTIEENICVVPKLLKWSKERCHKRAKELLELVSLPYKEYAHKYPNELSGGQQQRIGVLRALAAEPPIILMDEPFGALDPITRDNLQDEVKDLQKKLHKTIIFVTHDMDEAIKLADKIIFMNKGRILQIASPEEMLRNPADPMISDFMGKLSYSPSGNDLTCEDVMKKKVFTVPENKKILESVTLMRQRELDSAVVIDENKKYKGVVTIESIKEKGRPGEEVSKIMDTNVPTVLLNTNARDAFDLLIETKADYLIVLNRDKTVAGIITKTSMTKALASVIWGDEN; encoded by the coding sequence TTGATAGAATATAGAAGTGTAAGTAAAAAATATAATGATATAAAAGTAATAAAAGATATTAGTTTTACTATTGAAGATGGAGAATTTGTGGTTTTGATAGGGCCATCAGGATGTGGGAAAACCACTACATTAAAAATGTTGAATCGTCTTATTCCTATGGATGGAGGAGATATTTTAATTGATGGAAAAAGTATTAAAGAAGTTCAACCTGAAACCCTTCGTAGAAATATCGGTTATGTAATTCAGCAAATTGGGCTTTTCCCTAATATGACTATTGAAGAAAATATTTGTGTAGTACCAAAGCTATTAAAATGGAGTAAGGAAAGATGTCATAAAAGAGCGAAAGAACTTTTAGAACTTGTAAGTTTACCTTATAAAGAATATGCACATAAATATCCTAATGAACTTAGTGGTGGACAACAACAAAGAATAGGAGTTTTAAGAGCACTTGCGGCAGAACCTCCTATTATATTGATGGATGAACCTTTTGGCGCTTTAGATCCTATTACTAGAGATAATTTACAGGATGAAGTAAAAGATTTACAGAAAAAACTTCATAAGACAATTATTTTTGTTACTCATGATATGGATGAAGCAATTAAATTAGCAGATAAGATTATTTTTATGAATAAAGGAAGAATTTTACAAATAGCTTCTCCAGAGGAAATGCTTAGAAATCCTGCAGATCCTATGATTAGTGATTTTATGGGAAAGCTTTCTTATTCTCCATCCGGAAATGATTTAACTTGTGAAGATGTTATGAAAAAGAAAGTATTTACTGTTCCGGAAAACAAAAAGATCCTTGAGAGTGTTACTTTAATGAGGCAAAGAGAATTAGATTCTGCTGTTGTAATAGATGAAAATAAAAAATACAAAGGAGTAGTAACGATTGAAAGTATTAAAGAAAAGGGCAGGCCTGGTGAAGAAGTATCTAAAATAATGGATACAAATGTTCCAACTGTCTTATTAAATACGAATGCAAGAGACGCTTTTGATCTTCTAATAGAAACAAAAGCAGATTATCTAATTGTTTTGAATAGGGACAAGACTGTGGCTGGAATTATCACAAAAACTAGTATGACAAAAGCCCTTGCTAGTGTGATTTGGGGGGATGAAAATTGA
- a CDS encoding ABC transporter permease translates to MSISQFFDLYGNMMLKAIITHLAYVSISVGLGFIIALILGILLSRLPKVSKIVLPLISIFQTIPGLVFIGVLFIYLGMVPITVIFALTIYSIFPILKNTYTGILNVDQSIKEAAKGCGMTNVQILFKIELPLASSAIFSGLRMSTIYTVSWAVLAAMIGLGGLGEFIYRGISTNNNTLIIGGAIPAAILAIFLGIIIDKIQKRITPRGLQRRD, encoded by the coding sequence TTGAGTATATCACAATTTTTTGATCTGTATGGAAATATGATGTTAAAGGCTATCATTACCCATTTAGCTTATGTGTCTATTTCTGTTGGTTTAGGATTTATTATTGCCTTGATATTAGGAATTTTGTTATCTAGATTACCAAAAGTATCAAAGATAGTATTACCTCTTATAAGTATTTTTCAGACAATTCCAGGTTTAGTATTTATTGGAGTTCTTTTCATTTATTTAGGTATGGTACCTATTACTGTTATTTTTGCTCTTACCATTTATTCTATTTTTCCTATATTAAAAAATACTTATACAGGAATATTAAATGTAGATCAAAGTATAAAGGAAGCTGCAAAGGGTTGTGGTATGACTAATGTACAAATTCTTTTTAAGATAGAGCTTCCTTTGGCTAGTAGTGCAATTTTTAGTGGATTAAGAATGTCTACGATTTATACCGTGAGTTGGGCAGTATTAGCAGCTATGATTGGTTTAGGAGGATTGGGAGAGTTTATTTACAGGGGAATTTCTACTAATAATAATACTTTAATTATTGGTGGAGCGATACCTGCTGCTATTCTTGCAATTTTCCTTGGAATTATCATTGATAAAATTCAAAAGAGAATAACTCCACGAGGATTGCAAAGGAGGGATTAA